The following proteins are co-located in the Silene latifolia isolate original U9 population chromosome 1, ASM4854445v1, whole genome shotgun sequence genome:
- the LOC141615836 gene encoding uncharacterized protein LOC141615836: MSDKLAPDKRHSFVHNGQKVFEWDQTLDEVNMYIDLPQNVPTKLFHCKIQSKHVEVGIKGNPPYLNHDFQHPVKTDSSFWTLEDNTMHITLQKRDKGQTWTSPIIGEGQLDPYSTDLEQKRLMLQRFQEENPGFDFSQAQFSGNCPDPKTFMGGIH; the protein is encoded by the exons ATGTCGGATAAATTAGCTCCCGATAAACGCCATTCCTTCGTTCACAACG GTCAAAAGGTGTTTGAGTGGGATCAAACCCTAGATGAAGTGAATATGTACATAGATTTGCCCCAAAATGTGCCAACCAAGCTCTTTCATTGCAAAATTCAATCAAAACATGTTGAAGTTGGGATTAAAGGAAATCCTCCTTACCTCAAT CATGATTTCCAGCATCCTGTAAAGACGGATTCGTCATTCTGGACCTTAG AGGATAACACGATGCATATAACCCTGCAAAAGAGGGATAAAGGTCAAACATGGACTTCACCTATTATCGGTGAAGGTCAGCTGGATCCTTACTCTACAGATCTTGAGCAGAAGCGCCTGATGCTCCAGAGATTTCAAGAAGAG AACCCAGGTTTCGATTTCTCACAAGCACAATTTAGCGGGAATTGTCCAGACCCGAAGACATTCATGGGAGGAATTCACTAG
- the LOC141615852 gene encoding inositol 3-kinase, whose protein sequence is MGNSTRGLVVGNYCHDVLLKDDVVTAESLGGAASFIANIFHNFPVTCDYVSKVGSDFNYSVTNPPIVVPTSPTTLFHAHFKSTGSDPGPDRTLKRVSACDPIRPGELPEVGSGLGSGYGFGMAVGVGGEILPDTLEKMVEICDIVFVDVQGLIREFDEIDGRVRLIKLKDTKFNRLLSKIGVLKASSEEAEFIDVEEVRKVCCVVVTDGEDGCRVYWKDGEIKIEPFSTFQVDPTGAGDSLLGGLVAGLVHGLPVPDAALLGNFFGCLTVGQIGLPKFDPKLLQRVKDEVQKRALECAKHRVGDENELWFAKPPGHEKFYEALNSVRQASYTSSVQESEYGSLGLQDRVSKPVNHGINHVYNGQKVLSHPVYDEPIQAVEGTP, encoded by the exons ATGGGCAATTCCACCCGTGGCTTAGTAGTAGGAAATTACTGTCACGACGTCCTCCTTAAGGACGACGTCGTGACAGCTGAATCATTAGGAGGCGCTGCATCTTTTATCGCCAACATCTTTCATAATTTCCCAGTCACATGCGATTACGTCTCCAAGGTCGGGTCTGACTTTAATTATTCTGTAACTAACCCACCAATTGTGGTCCCCACTTCCCCAACCACCCTTTTCCATGCCCATTTTAAATCAACCGGTTCTGACCCGGGTCCGGATCGGACCCTTAAACGGGTTTCCGCATGTGACCCGATTCGACCCGGGGAATTACCCGAAGTGGGTTCGGGTTTGGGTTCGGGTTACGGGTTTGGGATGGCGGTTGGGGTGGGTGGGGAAATATTACCGGATACATTAGAGAAAATGGTTGAAATATGTGATATTGTGTTTGTTGATGTACAAGGTTTGATTAGAGAATTTGATGAGATTGATGGTAGGGTTAGGTTAATTAAGCTTAAAGATACTAAATTTAATCGGTTATTGTCGAAAATCGGGGTTTTGAAGGCGTCATCAGAGGAAGCAGAGTTTATAGATGTAGAGGAAGTGAGGAAAGTATGTTGTGTAGTTGTGACAGATGGGGAAGATGGTTGTAGAGTGTATTGGAAAGATGGGGAGATTAAGATTGAACCGTTTTCGACGTTTCAGGTTGATCCTACTGGTGCTGGGGATAGTTTGTTAGGTGGGCTTGTTGCTGGTCTTGTTCATGGTTTACCTGTTCCTGATGCTGCTTTGTTGGGTAATTTTTTTGGGTGTTTAACTGTTGGTCAAATTGGGTTGCCTAAGTTTGATCCTAAGTTGTTGCAG AGAGTCAAAGATGAAGTGCAAAAGAGAGCACTGGAGTGTGCTAAACACCGTGTAGGAGACGAAAATGAGCTATGGTTTGCCAAGCCACCAGGGCACGAGAAATTCTATGAAGCCCTTAATTCTGTGAGACAAGCATCATATACTTCGTCTGTTCAGGAATCCGAATATGGTTCACTGGGTCTTCAAGATCGCGTATCTAAACCTGTAAATCATGGTATCAATCATGTGTATAACGGGCAGAAGGTCTTATCTCATCCTGTATATGATGAACCCATACAGGCGGTAGAAGGGACACCATGA
- the LOC141615869 gene encoding SMR domain-containing protein At5g58720 translates to MKQSRKQRRRSKQNVVVSENKDNNCDNNGGIEEQRIIEGLVEAFSLASIEEAQAAYREANGDPNKAADILSDNSEAYQASCSSSNQSSNGGSSSTSSNGDTVACAEFRGNKGKKVVAAAGTISNFLGKDYVSDTSRKEVVKEKGFGCHGGGGGGCGGKVNNVEEAEQFLCSMLGDDCELGMAIVKDVLCSCGYEVEKALEVLLDLSASPSESSASDKYSNCSENSRYMDLSDSFWGSDSNSYCSESDVQDNMQFFNYTGRNYADALLSSNSSRKLGAENARMDGDELPQQLLESLFSMPKSAEHEPSTMNWKNVVKQMETFAQKRVGLGCTDSLPQHVITQAVAKGTEYQMFRGTAQQHWDKTRTCYNKAAAAFSSGEKNYARYMSEKAKLYSKMAREADEKASLEIFKTRNRGIQNSLTIDLHGQHVKQAMQVVKLHLLFATYISSVQYIRVITGCGSRGLGKSVVKQSVINLLKKERVAWSEENSGTVLIKLEGPREFSFLDSESDSEPE, encoded by the exons ATGAAGCAATCAAGGAAGCAGAGGAGAAGATCGAAGCAAAACGTCGTCGTTTCTGAGAACAAGGACAACAATTGCGACAACAATGGCGGAATTGAGGAACAAAGAATAATCGAAGGTTTAGTTGAGGCATTTTCATTAGCTTCCATTGAAGAAGCTCAAGCGGCTTATAGAGAAGCTAATGGTGATCCGAACAAAGCTGCCGACATTTTAAGCGATAATTCGGAAGCGTATCAAGCAAGTTGCTCGAGCTCGAATCAGAGCTCTAATGGCGGAAGCAGTAGTACTAGTAGTAATGGTGATACTGTTGCTTGTGCGGAATTTAGGGGGAATAAGGGGAAGAAGGTTGTGGCGGCAGCCGGAACGATATCGAATTTTCTAGGGAAGGATTATGTGTCGGATACGTCGAGGAAGGAGGTTGTTAAGGAGAAAGGATTTGGTTGccatggcggtggtggtggtggttgtggtgggaaGGTTAATAATGTCGAGGAAGCGGAGCAGTTTTTGTGCTCGATGCTTGGTGATGATTGTGAACTTGGCATGGCAATTGTTAAAGATGTGTTAT GTAGCTGTGGATATGAAGTTGAAAAG GCACTGGAGGTTTTGCTTGATTTGTCTGCATCTCCTAGTGAATCTTCTGCAAGTGACAAATATTCAAACTGCAGTGAAAATTCAAGATACATGGACTTAAGTGACAGT ttttggGGCTCTGATTCCAATTCATACTGTTCTGAAAGTGATGTTCAAGATAATATGCAGTTTTTCAACTATACTGGcag GAATTATGCAGACGCACTTCTTTCTTCTAACTCTTCAAGAAAGTTAGGCGCAGAAAATGCAAGGATGGATGGAGACGAGCTACCTCAGCAACTGTTGGAATCCTTGTTTAGTATGCCGAAGAGTGCAGAACATGAACCTTCTACAATGAACTGGAAGAATGTAGTAAAACAAATGGAGACTTTTGCTCAAAAACGAGTTGGACTCGGCTGTACCGACTCTCTTCCACAACACGTGATTACTCAAG CTGTTGCAAAAGGAACTGAATATCAGATGTTTAGAGGAACAGCACAACAGCATTGGGATAAAACTAGAACTTGTTATAACAAG GCCGCTGCTGCATTTTCTAGTGGAGAAAAGAATTATGCCAGATACATGTCTGAGAAG GCTAAACTGTACAGCAAGATGGCTCGAGAAGCAGATGAAAAGGCAAGCTTGGAAATATTTAAGACTAG GAACAGGGGGATACAAAACTCCTTGACAATTGATTTACATGGACAACACGTTAAACAAGCGATGCAGGTGGTGAAGCTTCATTTGTTATTTGCAACATATATTTCCT CTGTGCAATATATTCGGGTAATAACAGGATGTGGGTCTCGAGGTTTGGGGAAGTCCGTTGTGAAACAATCG GTGATTAACCTTTTGAAAAAAGAAAGAGTTGCTTGGAGCGAAGAGAACTCAGGTACAGTGCTGATTAAACTCGAGGGTCCGAGAGAGTTCAGCTTTCTTGATTCTGAAAGTGACAGCGAGCCTGAATAG